In one Andrena cerasifolii isolate SP2316 chromosome 2, iyAndCera1_principal, whole genome shotgun sequence genomic region, the following are encoded:
- the Ptp69d gene encoding protein tyrosine phosphatase 69D isoform X3: MRDCKGICILSVVCLLLHGMEKIETTEQRNENPTNIEITASQDLEGIEAGSTPSLTCKLNVPGHIWWARNGKNLTTIKDFESGGRLDIKQASRNDTGDYKCMAQTIEGEVTEKDVHIRIIEPGRITTEEDVRAKVMESANLTCHVHGYPLSQFAWVKGNDSESTEHLKDLTTVTQINETYTVLNLEFSSLTRKDNGTYTCKAHDYNGEISAFRHLFVIDVPKVSIDFMKAVGAGSIFLNWTVNDGNEPIKKYFIQHMKNGTDQYHYYTEQIGGGNSSYVLKGFENGTAYQIGIVAMNTVGASHVRLDPRWITTLEKDPIFVPKVSVNGVTENSITIGWTVPPADLKEHVHYYNLMATHGDQKREAVYPAQPFTVYAFVDLDPATTYKFRIAACSEYTKECGNWSIEVNGTTLDGVASPPQNLSVNCRFDNISSSSFISITWIHPEKPNGVITRYNIQLTGAAKFKNDMGRLDFEIWGPQNWSVHKKNSTNYNQIPPNTNYTVRVHGVTRSRTQGRDAVGNCTTPVTVPDRDSLNMRTWRKIENQGKQLFKLYLPRITERNGPICCYRVYLIKLAPQKSVSDLPPPEEIDIYSYQYAHNSPSGGAYVAETFDSDRLISEVFLGDGESFNGSTMCDKCIELRPKAAPPVLHFVPEVQTTLAPLNTTPATTTTPATTTTTSAPTTTTTPMTTTTTTTVPVTTQQTETTVAALMDSNHTENIARRKRDNAANQKTKGGDGSLELSLYLPQDGFLDEKANYTGFIEVIVFGNQGDKFLPAYSNYFNPLYGGSEPGVATSPDMTTLSVILQISIALILIIFILLIALCILHRYTKRAQQRGEEVITLRNSFRHLCRSLRGRHQLVAASPPDMPPIPRSDLLQSYLERHRDSDYGFQHEFELLPDKFTDRTTRASEARENLYKNRYPDIKCYDQTRIRLAQMDGICGSDYINANFVLGYKERKKFICAQGPMENTVCDYWRMIWEQHLELILMLTNLEEYSKTKCAKYWPDKGETKNVGDITVEHIRERAYSDYVVRELKMSRLGERDTRTIVQYHFLVWKDFMAPEHPHAILRFIKRVNEAYSLEKGPILVHCSAGVGRTGTLVALDSLLQQLAEEGQVSIFNTVCDLRHQRNFLVQSLKQYIFIYRALMEMAQYGDTEIPSSQLKATVAKLRQRENGKEKCRMEEEYDKINSVLEDRKSFSVGGGEENKSKNRSELIIPYDRNRVILTPVPGREHSTYINASFIEGYDNSESFVITQDPLETTIADFWRMISEQGISTIVMLSDLNEGPRKCPRYWPDDEAVYDHIRVRYIQSESCPYYTRREFSVSNMKTDENVVVTQYQYHGWPTVEGEVPEVTRGLIELENQTLTNVTESSGSLVVHCSYGSDRSSMFVALSILVQQLRTEKRVDIFTTTKKLRSQRHGMISTFAQYEFLYRAIVNYSDLYNLADDESAS; the protein is encoded by the exons ATGAGAGACTGTAAAGGGATTTGTATTCTTTCGGTCGTATGTTTACTTTTGCACG GTATGGAAAAAATAGAAACCACGGAGCAAAGAAATGAGAACCCGACGAATATAGAAATTACAGCTTCGCAAGATTTGGAGGGTATAGAGGCTGGCAGTACGCCCTCGCTGACCTGCAAACTTAACGTGCCAGGTCACATATGGTGGGCTAGGAATGGAAAGAATCTCACCACCATCAAGGATTTTGAATCCGGCGGACGTTTGGACATTAAGCAAGCTAGCAGGAATGATACCGGAGACTACAAGTGCATGGCGCAGACTATAGAAGGAGAAGTGACGGAGAAAGACGTTCATATCAGAATTATCG AGCCGGGTCGAATAACGACAGAAGAAGACGTCAGGGCGAAGGTAATGGAATCGGCCAATCTGACATGCCACGTACATGGCTATCCGTTGTCCCAGTTCGCCTGGGTAAAAGGGAACGATTCGGAAAGTACAGAGCATTTAAAAGATCTTACTACTGTGACGCAGATCAACGAAACTTACACCGTATTAAATTTAGAATTCTCAAGCCTGACGCGTAAAGACAACGGGACGTATACTTGCAAAGCGCACGATTACAACGGCGAGATCAGTGCTTTCCGGCATCTGTTCGTGATCGACGTGCCGAAAGTCAGCATCGATTTCATGAAGGCAGTTGGCGCGGGGAGTATATTTTTGAATTGGACCGTAAACGACGGCAATGAACCGATTAAGAAGTATTTTATCCAGCACATGAAAAATGGGACCGATCAGTACCATTATTACACGGAACAGATCGGCGGCGGTAATTCCAGCTACGTTTTGAAAGGCTTCGAAAATGGCACGGCATATCAGATTGGTATCGTTGCTATGAACACTGTTGGTGCTTCGCACGTTAGATTAGATCCACGTTGGATCACCACTCTAGAGAAAG ATCCTATATTTGTGCCAAAAGTTTCTGTGAACGGTGTCACAGAGAATTCCATCACGATAGGGTGGACAGTACCACCGGCTGACTTAAAGGAGCACGTCCACTATTACAATTTAATGGCCACGCATGGAGACCAGAAAAGAGAGGCGGTCTATCCAGCACAGCCGTTCACTGTGTACGCATTCGTTGATCTTGATCCCGCGACTACGTACAAATTCAGGATTGCCGCGTGCAGCGAGTACACGAAGGAATGTGGGAACTGGAGTATCGAAGTGAACGGCACTACGTTAGATGGAG TGGCCAGCCCACCTCAGAATCTCTCCGTCAACTGTCGATTCGACAATATAAGCAGCTCCAGCTTTATCTCCATCACGTGGATCCATCCGGAGAAGCCAAATGGCGTTATTACACGCTACAACATACAGTTAACCGGCGCCGCTAAATTCAAGAACGACATGGGCCGTCTGGACTTCGAGATCTGGGGGCCGCAGAATTGGAGCGTTCACAAAAAGAACAGTACAAACTACAACCAAATACCGCCTAATACAAACTACACG GTCCGCGTGCACGGTGTAACCAGGTCTCGTACGCAAGGGAGAGACGCTGTTGGGAACTGCACCACACCGGTCACAGTTCCGGATAGGGACAGCTTGAACATGCGGACGTGGCGAAAGATCGAGAACCAGGGTAAACAGCTGTTCAAACTTTACCTGCCGCGTATTACCGAAAGGAACGGGCCTATATGTTGCTATCGAGTTTACTTGATCAAATTGGCGCCTCAGAAGAGCGTGAGCGATCTACCGCCGCCGGAGGAGATCGATATATATTCCTACCAGTACGCCCACAATTCACCTTCCGGCGGCGCTTACGTCGCGGAGACATTCGACAGCGACCGATTGATATCGGAGGTGTTCCTCGGGGACGGGGAATCGTTCAACGGCAGTACCATGTGCGACAAATGTATCGAACTTCGGCCGAAAGCCGCCCCACCAGTATTACACTTCGTTCCTGAAGTTCAAACGACCCTGGCGCCGTTAAACACCACGCCAGCGACGACTACGACACCGGCAACGACGACCACCACCTCTGCTCCAACAACAACGACTACtccgatgacgacgacgacgacgacgacggtacCAGTCACTACGCAGCAGACAGAGACAACAGTGGCTGCTCTGATGGATAGTAACCACACAGAGAACATAGCGAGAAGGAAAAGAGACAATGCGGCCAATCAGAAGACGAAGGGCGGCGACGGGTCGCTCGAATTGTCGCTGTACCTACCGCAGGATGGTTTCTTGGATGAGAAGGCTAATTACACTGGATTCATTGAAGTGATCG TGTTCGGGAACCAGGGGGACAAGTTTCTACCAGCCTACAGCAACTACTTCAATCCCCTTTACGGAGGATCCGAGCCTGGGGTCGCGACGTCGCCGGACATGACCACGCTCAGCGTGATCCTGCAGATCTCCATTGCCCTCATACTGATCATCTTTATCCTCCTGATCGCGCTCTGCATATTGCACAGGTATACGAAGCGCGCGCAGCAGAGGGGGGAAGAGGTGATCACGCTGAGGAATAGTTTCAG GCACCTATGCAGGAGTCTCAGAGGAAGGCATCAGCTCGTCGCAGCAAGCCCGCCGGACATGCCCCCGATTCCTAGAAGCGACCTGCTTCAATCCTACCTCGAGCGACACCGAGACTCCGACTACGGTTTCCAGCACGAGTTCGAGCTGCTGCCGGACAAGTTCACGGACCGCACTACGAGGGCCTCGGAGGCGCGGGAGAATCTCTACAAGAACCGTTACCCTGATATAAAGTGCTACGACCAGACCAGAATACGCCTGGCGCAGATGGACGGCATCTGCGGGTCTGACTACATAAACGCCAACTTCGTGCTGGGGTACAAGGAGCGGAAGAAGTTCATATGCGCCCAGGGCCCGATGGAGAACACCGTCTGCGATTACTGGAGGATGATCTGGGAGCAGCACCTCGAATTGATACTCATGCTGACCAACCTCGAGGAATACTCTAAGACCAAGTGCGCCAAGTATTGGCCGGACAAAGGGGAGACCAAGAACGTCGGGGACATCACCGTCGAGCATATCCGCGAGAGAGCTTACTCGGACTACGTGGTGCGCGAATTGAAGATGTCCCGATTAGGGGAACGGGACACGCGCACCATCGTCCAGTACCATTTCTTGGTGTGGAAGGACTTCATGGCGCCCGAGCACCCTCACGCGATACTCAGGTTCATTAAGAGAGTGAACGAGGCGTACTCACTGGAGAAGGGGCCGATATTGGTGCACTGCAGCGCCGGCGTCGGGCGAACGGGGACGTTGGTGGCGTTGGACTCGCTGCTGCAGCAGCTTGCCGAGGAGGGTCAGGTGTCGATCTTCAACACGGTGTGCGACCTGAGACACCAGCGGAACTTCTTAGTGCAATCGTTGAAACAGTATATTTTCATTTACCGCGCGCTGATGGAGATGGCGCAGTACGGCGACACGGAGATCCCTTCCTCCCAGCTGAAGGCCACCGTCGCCAAGCTGCGGCAGAGGGAGAATGGTAAAGAGAAGTGCAGGATGGAAGAGGAGTACGAT AAAATCAACTCGGTGCTGGAGGACAGAAAGTCGTTCTCCGTGGGCGGAGGGGAGGAGAACAAGAGCAAGAATAGAAGCGAATTGATAATACCGTACGACAGGAATCGGGTGATACTCACGCCCGTTCCGGGCAGAGAACATTCGACGTACATAAACGCTTCGTTTATCGAGGGCTACGATAACTCGGAGTCGTTCGTTATCACTCAAGACCCGCTGGAGACCACCATAGCGGACTTCTGGCGAATGATTTCGGAACAGGGCATTTCTACGATAGTGATGCTGTCCGAC CTGAACGAAGGTCCACGGAAGTGTCCACGATACTGGCCCGACGACGAAGCCGTGTACGATCACATAAGAGTTAGATACATTCAGAGCGAGAGTTGCCCGTACTAcactcgccgcgaattctccGTTTCCAATATGAAAACCGACGAGAACGTGGTGGTAACGCAGTACCAGTACCACGGATGGCCAACAGTGGAAGGAGAAGTACCTGAAGTAACCCGTGGTCTGATCGAGCTTGAGAACCAAACGCTTACGAATGTCACGGAGTCGAGCGGTTCATTGGTGGTGCACTGCAGTTACGGGTCTGACAGGAGTTCGATGTTCGTTGCTCTTAGCATACTGGTTCAGCAGCTGCGGACTGAGAAACGAGTGGACATTTTCACAACGACGAAGAAGCTGCGCTCACAGAGACACGGCATGATCAGCACCTTT GCGCAATACGAATTTCTATACCGTGCTATCGTGAATTACTCGGATCTGTACAATTTGGCGGACGACGAGTCAGCCTCTTAA
- the Ptp69d gene encoding protein tyrosine phosphatase 69D isoform X5, giving the protein MFPRAGLPMSGVPLTVLCLSVLIVAGLDEPGMEKIETTEQRNENPTNIEITASQDLEGIEAGSTPSLTCKLNVPGHIWWARNGKNLTTIKDFESGGRLDIKQASRNDTGDYKCMAQTIEGEVTEKDVHIRIIEPGRITTEEDVRAKVMESANLTCHVHGYPLSQFAWVKGNDSESTEHLKDLTTVTQINETYTVLNLEFSSLTRKDNGTYTCKAHDYNGEISAFRHLFVIDVPKVSIDFMKAVGAGSIFLNWTVNDGNEPIKKYFIQHMKNGTDQYHYYTEQIGGGNSSYVLKGFENGTAYQIGIVAMNTVGASHVRLDPRWITTLEKDPIFVPKVSVNGVTENSITIGWTVPPADLKEHVHYYNLMATHGDQKREAVYPAQPFTVYAFVDLDPATTYKFRIAACSEYTKECGNWSIEVNGTTLDGVASPPQNLSVNCRFDNISSSSFISITWIHPEKPNGVITRYNIQLTGAAKFKNDMGRLDFEIWGPQNWSVHKKNSTNYNQIPPNTNYTVRVHGVTRSRTQGRDAVGNCTTPVTVPDRDSLNMRTWRKIENQGKQLFKLYLPRITERNGPICCYRVYLIKLAPQKSVSDLPPPEEIDIYSYQYAHNSPSGGAYVAETFDSDRLISEVFLGDGESFNGSTMCDKCIELRPKAAPPVLHFVPEVQTTLAPLNTTPATTTTPATTTTTSAPTTTTTPMTTTTTTTVPVTTQQTETTVAALMDSNHTENIARRKRDNAANQKTKGGDGSLELSLYLPQDGFLDEKANYTGFIEVIVFGNQGDKFLPAYSNYFNPLYGGSEPGVATSPDMTTLSVILQISIALILIIFILLIALCILHRSLRGRHQLVAASPPDMPPIPRSDLLQSYLERHRDSDYGFQHEFELLPDKFTDRTTRASEARENLYKNRYPDIKCYDQTRIRLAQMDGICGSDYINANFVLGYKERKKFICAQGPMENTVCDYWRMIWEQHLELILMLTNLEEYSKTKCAKYWPDKGETKNVGDITVEHIRERAYSDYVVRELKMSRLGERDTRTIVQYHFLVWKDFMAPEHPHAILRFIKRVNEAYSLEKGPILVHCSAGVGRTGTLVALDSLLQQLAEEGQVSIFNTVCDLRHQRNFLVQSLKQYIFIYRALMEMAQYGDTEIPSSQLKATVAKLRQRENGKEKCRMEEEYDKINSVLEDRKSFSVGGGEENKSKNRSELIIPYDRNRVILTPVPGREHSTYINASFIEGYDNSESFVITQDPLETTIADFWRMISEQGISTIVMLSDLNEGPRKCPRYWPDDEAVYDHIRVRYIQSESCPYYTRREFSVSNMKTDENVVVTQYQYHGWPTVEGEVPEVTRGLIELENQTLTNVTESSGSLVVHCSYGSDRSSMFVALSILVQQLRTEKRVDIFTTTKKLRSQRHGMISTFAQYEFLYRAIVNYSDLYNLADDESAS; this is encoded by the exons ATGTTTCCCCGAGCTGGCCTACCGATGTCGGGTGTCCCTTTGACGGTACTCTGCCTCTCCGTGCTCATCGTCGCCGGCCTCGACGAACCCG GTATGGAAAAAATAGAAACCACGGAGCAAAGAAATGAGAACCCGACGAATATAGAAATTACAGCTTCGCAAGATTTGGAGGGTATAGAGGCTGGCAGTACGCCCTCGCTGACCTGCAAACTTAACGTGCCAGGTCACATATGGTGGGCTAGGAATGGAAAGAATCTCACCACCATCAAGGATTTTGAATCCGGCGGACGTTTGGACATTAAGCAAGCTAGCAGGAATGATACCGGAGACTACAAGTGCATGGCGCAGACTATAGAAGGAGAAGTGACGGAGAAAGACGTTCATATCAGAATTATCG AGCCGGGTCGAATAACGACAGAAGAAGACGTCAGGGCGAAGGTAATGGAATCGGCCAATCTGACATGCCACGTACATGGCTATCCGTTGTCCCAGTTCGCCTGGGTAAAAGGGAACGATTCGGAAAGTACAGAGCATTTAAAAGATCTTACTACTGTGACGCAGATCAACGAAACTTACACCGTATTAAATTTAGAATTCTCAAGCCTGACGCGTAAAGACAACGGGACGTATACTTGCAAAGCGCACGATTACAACGGCGAGATCAGTGCTTTCCGGCATCTGTTCGTGATCGACGTGCCGAAAGTCAGCATCGATTTCATGAAGGCAGTTGGCGCGGGGAGTATATTTTTGAATTGGACCGTAAACGACGGCAATGAACCGATTAAGAAGTATTTTATCCAGCACATGAAAAATGGGACCGATCAGTACCATTATTACACGGAACAGATCGGCGGCGGTAATTCCAGCTACGTTTTGAAAGGCTTCGAAAATGGCACGGCATATCAGATTGGTATCGTTGCTATGAACACTGTTGGTGCTTCGCACGTTAGATTAGATCCACGTTGGATCACCACTCTAGAGAAAG ATCCTATATTTGTGCCAAAAGTTTCTGTGAACGGTGTCACAGAGAATTCCATCACGATAGGGTGGACAGTACCACCGGCTGACTTAAAGGAGCACGTCCACTATTACAATTTAATGGCCACGCATGGAGACCAGAAAAGAGAGGCGGTCTATCCAGCACAGCCGTTCACTGTGTACGCATTCGTTGATCTTGATCCCGCGACTACGTACAAATTCAGGATTGCCGCGTGCAGCGAGTACACGAAGGAATGTGGGAACTGGAGTATCGAAGTGAACGGCACTACGTTAGATGGAG TGGCCAGCCCACCTCAGAATCTCTCCGTCAACTGTCGATTCGACAATATAAGCAGCTCCAGCTTTATCTCCATCACGTGGATCCATCCGGAGAAGCCAAATGGCGTTATTACACGCTACAACATACAGTTAACCGGCGCCGCTAAATTCAAGAACGACATGGGCCGTCTGGACTTCGAGATCTGGGGGCCGCAGAATTGGAGCGTTCACAAAAAGAACAGTACAAACTACAACCAAATACCGCCTAATACAAACTACACG GTCCGCGTGCACGGTGTAACCAGGTCTCGTACGCAAGGGAGAGACGCTGTTGGGAACTGCACCACACCGGTCACAGTTCCGGATAGGGACAGCTTGAACATGCGGACGTGGCGAAAGATCGAGAACCAGGGTAAACAGCTGTTCAAACTTTACCTGCCGCGTATTACCGAAAGGAACGGGCCTATATGTTGCTATCGAGTTTACTTGATCAAATTGGCGCCTCAGAAGAGCGTGAGCGATCTACCGCCGCCGGAGGAGATCGATATATATTCCTACCAGTACGCCCACAATTCACCTTCCGGCGGCGCTTACGTCGCGGAGACATTCGACAGCGACCGATTGATATCGGAGGTGTTCCTCGGGGACGGGGAATCGTTCAACGGCAGTACCATGTGCGACAAATGTATCGAACTTCGGCCGAAAGCCGCCCCACCAGTATTACACTTCGTTCCTGAAGTTCAAACGACCCTGGCGCCGTTAAACACCACGCCAGCGACGACTACGACACCGGCAACGACGACCACCACCTCTGCTCCAACAACAACGACTACtccgatgacgacgacgacgacgacgacggtacCAGTCACTACGCAGCAGACAGAGACAACAGTGGCTGCTCTGATGGATAGTAACCACACAGAGAACATAGCGAGAAGGAAAAGAGACAATGCGGCCAATCAGAAGACGAAGGGCGGCGACGGGTCGCTCGAATTGTCGCTGTACCTACCGCAGGATGGTTTCTTGGATGAGAAGGCTAATTACACTGGATTCATTGAAGTGATCG TGTTCGGGAACCAGGGGGACAAGTTTCTACCAGCCTACAGCAACTACTTCAATCCCCTTTACGGAGGATCCGAGCCTGGGGTCGCGACGTCGCCGGACATGACCACGCTCAGCGTGATCCTGCAGATCTCCATTGCCCTCATACTGATCATCTTTATCCTCCTGATCGCGCTCTGCATATTGCACAG GAGTCTCAGAGGAAGGCATCAGCTCGTCGCAGCAAGCCCGCCGGACATGCCCCCGATTCCTAGAAGCGACCTGCTTCAATCCTACCTCGAGCGACACCGAGACTCCGACTACGGTTTCCAGCACGAGTTCGAGCTGCTGCCGGACAAGTTCACGGACCGCACTACGAGGGCCTCGGAGGCGCGGGAGAATCTCTACAAGAACCGTTACCCTGATATAAAGTGCTACGACCAGACCAGAATACGCCTGGCGCAGATGGACGGCATCTGCGGGTCTGACTACATAAACGCCAACTTCGTGCTGGGGTACAAGGAGCGGAAGAAGTTCATATGCGCCCAGGGCCCGATGGAGAACACCGTCTGCGATTACTGGAGGATGATCTGGGAGCAGCACCTCGAATTGATACTCATGCTGACCAACCTCGAGGAATACTCTAAGACCAAGTGCGCCAAGTATTGGCCGGACAAAGGGGAGACCAAGAACGTCGGGGACATCACCGTCGAGCATATCCGCGAGAGAGCTTACTCGGACTACGTGGTGCGCGAATTGAAGATGTCCCGATTAGGGGAACGGGACACGCGCACCATCGTCCAGTACCATTTCTTGGTGTGGAAGGACTTCATGGCGCCCGAGCACCCTCACGCGATACTCAGGTTCATTAAGAGAGTGAACGAGGCGTACTCACTGGAGAAGGGGCCGATATTGGTGCACTGCAGCGCCGGCGTCGGGCGAACGGGGACGTTGGTGGCGTTGGACTCGCTGCTGCAGCAGCTTGCCGAGGAGGGTCAGGTGTCGATCTTCAACACGGTGTGCGACCTGAGACACCAGCGGAACTTCTTAGTGCAATCGTTGAAACAGTATATTTTCATTTACCGCGCGCTGATGGAGATGGCGCAGTACGGCGACACGGAGATCCCTTCCTCCCAGCTGAAGGCCACCGTCGCCAAGCTGCGGCAGAGGGAGAATGGTAAAGAGAAGTGCAGGATGGAAGAGGAGTACGAT AAAATCAACTCGGTGCTGGAGGACAGAAAGTCGTTCTCCGTGGGCGGAGGGGAGGAGAACAAGAGCAAGAATAGAAGCGAATTGATAATACCGTACGACAGGAATCGGGTGATACTCACGCCCGTTCCGGGCAGAGAACATTCGACGTACATAAACGCTTCGTTTATCGAGGGCTACGATAACTCGGAGTCGTTCGTTATCACTCAAGACCCGCTGGAGACCACCATAGCGGACTTCTGGCGAATGATTTCGGAACAGGGCATTTCTACGATAGTGATGCTGTCCGAC CTGAACGAAGGTCCACGGAAGTGTCCACGATACTGGCCCGACGACGAAGCCGTGTACGATCACATAAGAGTTAGATACATTCAGAGCGAGAGTTGCCCGTACTAcactcgccgcgaattctccGTTTCCAATATGAAAACCGACGAGAACGTGGTGGTAACGCAGTACCAGTACCACGGATGGCCAACAGTGGAAGGAGAAGTACCTGAAGTAACCCGTGGTCTGATCGAGCTTGAGAACCAAACGCTTACGAATGTCACGGAGTCGAGCGGTTCATTGGTGGTGCACTGCAGTTACGGGTCTGACAGGAGTTCGATGTTCGTTGCTCTTAGCATACTGGTTCAGCAGCTGCGGACTGAGAAACGAGTGGACATTTTCACAACGACGAAGAAGCTGCGCTCACAGAGACACGGCATGATCAGCACCTTT GCGCAATACGAATTTCTATACCGTGCTATCGTGAATTACTCGGATCTGTACAATTTGGCGGACGACGAGTCAGCCTCTTAA